From the Dunckerocampus dactyliophorus isolate RoL2022-P2 chromosome 12, RoL_Ddac_1.1, whole genome shotgun sequence genome, one window contains:
- the rwdd2b gene encoding RWD domain-containing protein 2B, with translation MSFQEWAASQLAEIELLTSMFPTHEELEMVDHLAMAELRDYVDGSSSSPPSSRPQFVIKQKLQDDSTEGVDFILSCTFPSEYPSVIPEVTIRSSGLSRAQQTQLHCGLNAYLTEACLGEVCVLSAVDWLRDNLQDFVNKRSPSAPLERDAASLQRQEAFSRLWIYSHHIYNSTKRKNILEWAKELGLTGFSMPGKPGIVCVEGPQSACEEFWSRVKVLTWKRIMIRHREDISLLGDSADSLRKFSGFEEAVFDPHGTRGNHMDLGLLYQFLQEKGCCDVFQMYFGIEGR, from the exons ATGTCGTTTCAAGAGTGGGCTGCATCCCAGCTTGCAGAGATAGAACTTCTCACGAGCATGTTCCCCACGCATGAAGAACTGGAAATGGTGGACCACCTGGCAATGGCCGAGCTCCGCGACTACGTGGAcggatcatcatcatcacctccTTCCTCCAGACCCCAGTTCGTCATCAAGCAGAAGCTACAGGATGACAGCACAGAGGGA GTGGATTTTATACTCTCCTGTACTTTTCCATCAGAATATCCCAGTGTCATCCCAGAGGTAACGATCAG GTCTTCTGGACTGAGCCGAGCCCAGCAGACGCAGCTGCACTGCGGTCTCAACGCGTACCTCACGGAAGCCTGCCTGGGGGAAGTGTGCGTGCTGTCAGCGGTGGACTGGCTGAGAGACAACCTGCAGGACTTCGTTAACAAGAGGAGCCCGTCGGCTCCTCTTGAGAGGGACGCGGCCTCGCTGCAGCGGCAGGAAGCCTTCAGTCGATTGTGGATCTACAGCCATCACATCTACAACAGCACCAAGAGGAAGAACATCCTGGAGTGGGCGAAAGAGCTCGGCTTGACCGGGTTCAGCATGCCTGGGAAGCCTGGGATTGTGTGTGTGGAAGGCCCACAGTCGGCCTGCGAGGAGTTCTGGTCCAG AGTGAAGGTTCTCACATGGAAGCGGATCATGATTCGACACAGAGAGGACATTTCCCTGCTGGGCGACAGTGCCGACTCCCTGCGCAAGTTCTCAGGCTTTGAGGAGGCCGTGTTTGACCCTCACGGGACCAGAGGCAACCACATGGACCTGGGCCTGCTCTACCAGTTTTTACAGGAGAAAGGCTGCTGTGACgtctttcaaatgtattttgggATTGAAGGCAGGTAG